The following proteins come from a genomic window of Phaeodactylum tricornutum CCAP 1055/1 chromosome 19, whole genome shotgun sequence:
- a CDS encoding predicted protein has translation MNCQMECLYETLFVGRTKFSMENSSFRSAASLLALAMLLYGNKLLVSASSISATSSYQSVRDLDQYGNAVQLKHAQAAADTQGNLVVILDRNSSHWVVSIDAAFGRRKNQRMAPKLVHFLYTPQDNHYEAIICSGIQADASWLTRQLQMYIKNRWERYSQYHGTGTAQAIAQYKRAFWGYDVDDMYQGPAYTATEDRWSRPLGIRTAVLSQFSPRLQVVEPSGVVHRVQSLACLGKNGVQIQTALETRLQNMQKAVDSDTVVVCDDEELQRAIVEVLSSTLGCSPSDVQIHVVSPDGVQQLTVKGGSSR, from the coding sequence ATGAATTGCCAGATGGAATGTTTGTACGAGACTTTATTTGTCGGTAGAACGAAATTCTCCATGGAAAACTCGTCGTTCCGTTCAGCGGCGTCATTGCTTGCCCTTGCAATGTTGCTTTACGGAAACAAACTCTTGGTTTCTGCTTCATCAATATCCGCAACGTCGAGCTATCAATCCGTCCGTGATTTAGACCAGTACGGAAACGCCGTTCAACTCAAGCATGCTCAAGCCGCAGCAGATACTCAAGGGAACCTTGTAGTTATTTTGGATCGCAACAGCAGTCACTGGGTTGTTTCGATCGATGCTGCATTTGGTCGGCGCAAAAATCAAAGGATGGCTCCGAAATTGGTTCATTTTTTGTACACTCCGCAAGATAATCATTATGAAGCGATCATTTGCTCTGGAATTCAAGCCGATGCGTCTTGGCTTACACGGCAATTGCAAATGTACATCAAGAATCGCTGGGAGCGCTACAGTCAATACCACGGTACTGGGACGGCCCAGGCCATTGCGCAATACAAAAGGGCATTTTGGGGCTACGACGTGGACGACATGTATCAAGGACCGGCATATACGGCTACCGAAGATCGCTGGTCTCGGCCACTGGGCATACGAACCGCAGTTTTATCGCAATTTTCTCCACGATTGCAAGTTGTAGAGCCGAGTGGTGTAGTACACAGGGTCCAATCGCTCGCGTGTCTGGGCAAGAATGGCGTTCAAATCCAGACGGCTTTAGAGACGCGTCTGCAAAATATGCAAAAAGCCGTGGACAGTGATACTGTTGTCGTGTGTGATGACGAAGAGCTGCAGCGAGCAATAGTTGAAGTACTGTCATCAACGCTGGGCTGCTCGCCGAGCGATGTCCAAATTCACGTAGTCTCACCGGATGGTGTTCAAcagctaacagtaaaaggaGGAAGCAGCCGATGA
- a CDS encoding predicted protein, whose amino-acid sequence MTLSDTNGSSHIENEQNAWDAICVNPHEQFVMQGRQEGRDAGLLAGYTDGRQMGRVTAMDYGMELGFFRGVIRAMQQQNGSDRHERAWKTQNELTELLDRFPGPTDMFQSKIQSARITQSKGHASGIDHIEALDEGSGEQNENPIDVFSAIQRIRARFKLFTTQLGMPNFSLRQAMDAMEKRGDSSKVEKEKEIGLDW is encoded by the coding sequence ATGACCTTGTCTGACACCAACGGAAGTTCGCATATTGAAAACGAGCAAAACGCATGGGACGCTATTTGCGTCAACCCGCACGAGCAGTTCGTCATGCAAGGTCGTCAGGAGGGCCGTGACGCGGGGCTACTCGCGGGGTATACTGACGGGAGACAGATGGGTCGGGTGACCGCTATGGATTACGGTATGGAGCTTGGGTTTTTCCGCGGGGTGATCCGAGCcatgcagcaacaaaatGGAAGCGACCGACACGAAAGAGCTTGGAAAACACAAAATGAGCTAACCGAGCTGTTGGACCGATTTCCAGGACCCACCGATATGTTTCAATCGAAGATTCAAAGTGCTCGGATAACTCAGAGCAAAGGACACGCTTCTGGAATTGATCACATTGAGGCGCTTGACGAAGGCTCTGGggagcaaaatgaaaaccCGATCGACGTGTTCTCTGCTATACAAAGAATAAGAGCAAGATTTAAACTCTTCACTACTCAGCTGGGGATGCCAAACTTCTCACTAAGACAAGCCATGGATGCGATGGAGAAGCGAGGGGATAGTTCCAAggtggaaaaggagaaagaaatTGGGTTGGATTGGTGA
- a CDS encoding predicted protein: MYQISDSEDLPENLYVNDGGFEDDEEARVLAQPIVVGYVFGPKKMSTMGVVMAEASKTKLCTDAGFSSQTSVKSGRREDDYRKFLPSTKSSGLTQASLVSHEQHRQSLELSSHTIALEGSCQSATSSRCDKTGHDKKQAIVFTIGENSYKEGIGLQNIVRYFQSSCSSIADGSESTGTCTASTSGSHFTANTTRPISSSASSRIGSQHYQVRVSFVPLDPELPLEEQHGGKMDIILHKLTEDILCLSQLTLEHPQLKSQIAYSSFADIIRDGNLCINTNEQAALRRVHRLCQFQKDHPECCLVDNPVSVQTLMSRADIADTLKRCLRSVQSTSGIPVTSPNYAVIDAKVQRGTTHSIAGSIRDAKVSFPVIVKPLTAAGTKGSHALAVLMDASALDRIADKVPCLCQEYLNHDAFLYKVYVMGDLVSVHKRRSLPNLPKDRVSSYSYVDFDSQRPYPRLSEFGYAKTCEVPVTHSYHGEKRRRSLETEPLGGRHMPLRPVVSKEEVQPIVDALKAAFGLELFGFDVLVTSPRQADLLERHMLVVDVNYFPSYKEVPNFPALLAQYLTNRAIQSRQRIAGQANFKNFNS; this comes from the coding sequence ATGTACCAAATAAGTGATTCAGAGGATCTACCAGAGAATCTTTACGTCAACGACGGGGGattcgaagatgacgaagaagcacGTGTACTTGCGCAGCCCATTGTTGTAGGTTACGTTTTCGGGCCCAAGAAAATGAGTACAATGGGGGTCGTCATGGCTGAAGCTTCAAAAACAAAGTTGTGTACCGACGCCGGGTTTAGCTCGCAGACTTCCGTTAAAAGTGGCCGTCGCGAAGATGATTACCGAAAATTCCTGCCAAGTACAAAAAGTTCCGGCTTAACCCAAGCAAGTCTGGTTTCCCATGAGCAGCATCGTCAGAGTCTGGAACTCAGCAGCCACACTATAGCATTGGAAGGAAGCTGCCAAAGTGCAACCTCCTCAAGATGTGACAAAACAGGTCATGACAAGAAGCAAGCCATAGTTTTTACAATAGGAGAAAACTCCTACAAAGAGGGTATTGGCCTTCAGAATATTGTCCGGTATTTTCAGTCGTCGTGCTCTTCAATCGCTGACGGTTCGGAGTCGACTGGAACATGTACCGCTTCTACATCGGGAAGTCATTTCACTGCGAACACTACCCGTCCCATTTCTAGCTCAGCATCATCACGCATAGGATCCCAGCACTATCAGGTCCGAGTTTCTTTTGTCCCTCTAGACCCAGAGCTTCCTCTTGAAGAACAGCACGGGGGGAAAATGGATATCATTCTTCACAAGCTCACCGAAGATATTTTATGTCTTTCACAGCTTACTTTGGAGCATCCGCAACTCAAGAGCCAAATAGCGTATAGCTCATTTGCCGACATTATTAGAGACGGCAATCTTTGCATCAACACTAACGAGCAGGCAGCCTTACGACGGGTTCATCGACTTTGCCAGTTTCAAAAGGATCATCCAGAGTGCTGCCTCGTAGATAATCCGGTTTCTGTACAGACCCTCATGTCACGGGCCGATATTGCAGACACCCTGAAACGTTGCCTTCGAAGCGTTCAATCGACAAGTGGGATACCGGTGACATCACCAAACTATGCCGTGATTGATGCCAAGGTGCAAAGGGGTACTACTCATTCTATTGCTGGTAGCATTAGAGACGCCAAGGTTTCTTTCCCTGTTATTGTGAAGCCTCTAACAGCAGCTGGGACAAAGGGCAGTCACGCCTTGGCAGTGCTAATGGATGCGTCAGCATTGGATCGTATTGCAGACAAAGTGCCCTGTCTGTGTCAAGAATATTTAAACCACGATGCTTTCTTGTACAAAGTATACGTAATGGGTGATCTTGTCAGCGTCCACAAGCGACGATCGCTCCCAAATTTGCCTAAGGATCGAGTCAGCAGCTACAGCTACGTTGATTTCGACTCGCAACGGCCCTATCCTCGTCTGTCAGAATTTGGCTACGCAAAAACTTGTGAAGTACCCGTGACGCACAGCTATCATGGAGAGAAGCGAAGGAGATCATTAGAGACAGAGCCGTTGGGAGGAAGACATATGCCTCTACGGCCAGTCGTAAGCAAAGAAGAGGTTCAACCGATAGTGGATGCTCTCAAAGCAGCCTTCGGACTAGAGCTTTTTGGGTTTGATGTGTTGGTGACCTCGCCACGGCAAGCTGATTTATTGGAACGGCACATGCTTGTCGTCGATGTCAACTATTTTCCATCCTATAAGGAAGTACCCAATTTTCCCGCGCTTCTCGCCCAGTATCTGACCAATCGAGCGATACAAAGTAGGCAGCGAATTGCGGGGCAGGCcaatttcaaaaatttcaatAGCTAG
- a CDS encoding predicted protein: MLSDSETSVTSQSLTTEQASIPTTIVTLANGSKTRALLSRKAVQISLDSDEEKLFQTLVATADLYVRGKLQIPEDHCGSTTSVTPLEIRVAGGWVRDKLLGLETHDVDVAVDSLTGVQFAKLVQGYLQQNSTEQSAGRIGVIAANPSQSKHLETATMKIGRIEVDFCNLRAEELYEDHSRIPIVRFGSPLEDAKRRDFTVNALFFNLHTRLVEDWTKSGIPDLISRRIVTPLEPVRTFLDDPLRVIRAIRFAVRYDFELDPALEAACMCTEIHQALHVKVSRERVGKELEGMLSGRGANPIMAMDLIARLKLAGSVFCLPKVGEDNVSFIKGHILGNAYTGQHDSNDIRKLRELGWEESRALLQLAPFVVASHIRTASKQAAKSGYDKRLLPLGVFMLPFRTLLYGERQKLDKELLAIHYVFREGIKFKNKDIQAMVTLYENVDNMISLLTGAADGFEGGNVVSFSRVDVGMQLRATKELWVTCLLMATIVKLRQQKRRDDGFNLRKVDWVCLSDTIYGTIIKLNLDECWKMRPLLDGKAVIQSLDLPRGPTVGLYLDEQVKWMLLNPSGSRDECEAHLKSVKRRLDCHSFEQNAGHLGISDGKMPSSPNQVRDRSKHFSKKLHIEHMDTT, from the coding sequence ATGCTGTCTGATTCCGAAACGTCTGTTACCAGCCAGAGTCTCACTACCGAACAAGCTTCGATTCCTACCACGATTGTTACGTTGGCCAACGGAAGCAAAACGCGTGCTTTACTATCGAGAAAAGCGGTACAGATCTCACTtgattccgacgaagaaaagctgTTCCAAACGCTTGTTGCTACTGCTGATCTGTATGTACGCGGGAAGCTTCAAATACCAGAAGACCACTGCGGTTCTACAACGTCGGTGACACCACTGGAAATTCGTGTCGCTGGAGGTTGGGTACGCGATAAACTGCTCGGATTAGAAACTCATGACGTGGATGTTGCCGTCGATTCCTTGACAGGAGTGCAATTTGCCAAGCTCGTGCAAGGCTACCTTCAACAAAATTCGACGGAACAGAGTGCCGGTCGTATAGGAGTCATTGCCGCCAATCCTTCGCAATCCAAACACTTGGAGACTGCCACCATGAAAATTGGTCGCATAGAAGTGGACTTCTGTAATCTGCGCGCAGAGGAACTGTATGAAGATCATAGTCGGATTCCTATCGTAAGATTTGGGTCGCCATTGGAAGACGCGAAGCGGCGTGATTTCACCGTGAACGCTCTGTTTTTTAATCTCCATACAAGACTAGTGGAAGACTGGACAAAATCAGGCATCCCGGACCTGATATCACGACGAATCGTTACTCCGTTGGAGCCTGTCCGTACCTTTCTAGATGATCCGCTTCGTGTAATTCGGGCCATCCGTTTTGCTGTACGCTATGACTTTGAACTAGATCCCGCACTGGAAGCTGCCTGTATGTGCACAGAAATTCACCAAGCCTTGCATGTGAAAGTCTCGCGAGAGCGTGTCGGCAAAGAGCTAGAAGGGATGCTGTCCGGTAGAGGTGCCAACCCAATAATGGCAATGGACTTGATTGCTCGTCTTAAGCTCGCTGGCAGCGTGTTCTGTCTACCCAAGGTAGGAGAAGACAACGTATCTTTTATCAAAGGACATATCCTAGGGAATGCATACACGGGACAGCATGATTCAAACGATATCCGGAAACTGCGAGAACTCGGGTGGGAGGAGTCGCGGGCTTTGTTGCAGCTTGCTCCGTTTGTCGTCGCATCACATATCAGGACGGCATCGAAACAAGCGGCAAAGTCCGGATACGACAAGAGACTGTTACCTTTGGGAGTCTTTATGTTGCCGTTTCGCACCTTGCTTTATGGAGAACGACAAAAGCTCGATAAAGAATTGTTGGCTATCCACTATGTCTTTCGCGAAGGCATAAAGTTCAAAAACAAAGATATCCAAGCGATGGTGACGCTGTACGAAAATGTGGACAAtatgatttctttgttaaCCGGAGCAGCTGATGGCTTTGAAGGTGGTAATGTTGTTTCTTTCTCTCGCGTCGATGTTGGTATGCAGCTTCGTGCCACTAAAGAATTGTGGGTCACATGCTTGTTGATGGCAACTATTGTCAAGCTCCGGCAACAAAAGCGACGAGACGATGGTTTCAACCTCCGCAAAGTCGATTGGGTATGTCTCTCTGATACGATCTATGGAACTATAATCAAGTTAAATTTGGATGAATGCTGGAAAATGCGTCCTCTTTTAGATGGAAAGGCTGTCATACAGTCTTTGGATTTGCCTAGGGGACCCACCGTTGGCCTGTATTTGGACGAACAAGTCAAGTGGATGCTGCTGAACCCTAGCGGATCCCGTGATGAGTGCGAAGCACATCTTAAATCCGTCAAGCGGCGATTAGACTGCCACTCCTTCGAGCAGAACGCCGGACACCTGGGAATATCTGATGGAAAGATGCCGTCGTCGCCTAACCAAGTTCGCGACCGATCGAAACACTTTTCTAAAAAGTTACACATCGAACATATGGATACGACATAA
- a CDS encoding predicted protein encodes MEPTPSADLASPMATTTPVLSEATRAAVLEAEGNNVPSHCLVCYGDLTLTTITPCHHNEICGVCHLRLRHLHRDKKCPICKSKNDHVIVDQPGKEFDEYPIYGNELGTAFTYRDDVGMFFLLSYYETDIKPLFGYHCTEQGCTYDGSNMENVGNANAYTKKAPNPTRGLVDHLRTVHRKALCQLCVDHQRDFVSRLSRFSPSGLKKHLAKGDGPMSGFEGHPACEFCRGRRFYDITELHQHLNKDHYKCHVCEKQGLHNQFFSTYQSLERHFDSQHFLCKDVQCLQARFTVFENELDLRHHERQVHGGVSSGSSKIQLEFRVRRSTEDPSQEIPTTNDFNYGVDGQAFVPQALPQVAGNVSLHPMHVERTAELRQQAEALRQNYGASDTTESFPSLAETDAQIDEAATQSLRLGWTSGLSMQRMGGRRKNAGQVTEEDFPTLRPVAKQHSSAMLKLPPKGPTIQNRSMQSTSNGKWRGTVPSVAISRTTPAFLTPSSNGAVSNNGKVNLIAADFPTLAAGPKANQYAAADAITKRNRARGNLPPFNSVTDFPPPPLMPSTSTSARNRMLVSNVRETKSPLVAGNTLNGRTSVSNTKVSVEDMKITLGVKSYKRLKQLTKEFASNALDPDAYIDHAAAIFDKGYGDSDFWRFLPPLLSSCPNHVQAERLKGSNGNIVDPNVGHGTAGLAASEWNSQGPTMVPDPVEPTEASHWLSTSARTAAQPASSVVTFQPANRPHTPLLTRNTTGKQTSAWGGATGASSVVRAKAPPGSVAVAAANTAPQTGSATKYMAREQKQKSAKAQQRQEGKGKGKKKQNSELRQLAFG; translated from the exons ATGGAACCAACACCATCAGCCGACCTCGCCAGTCCGATGGCAACTACCACTCCAGTTTTATCAGAAGCCACTCGCGCCGCTGTGCTCGAAGCCGAAGGCAACAACGTTCCGTCCCACTGTTTGGTTTGCTACGGCGACCTTACTTTGACAACCATAACGCCTTGCCATCATAACGAAATCTGTGGGGTTTGCCATTTGCGTTTGCGTCATTTGCACCGCGACAAAAAATGCCCCATCTGCAAGTCAAAGAATGACCACGTGATTGTAGATCAACCTGGAAAAGAGTTTGACGAGTACCCCATCTACGGCAATGAATTGGGGACTGCCTTTACCTACCGCGACGATGTCGGAATGTTTTTCTTGCTGAGTTATTATGAAACTGATATCAAGCCGCTTTTTGGTTACCACTGCACCGAACAAGGTTGTACCTACGACGGGAGCAACATGGAAAATGTGGGAAACGCCAACGCCTATACGAAAAAGGCACCAAACCCCACGCGGGGATTGGTGGACCACCTGCGAACCGTTCACCGCAAGGCATTGTGTCAGCTTTGCGTCGATCACCAACGTGATTTTGTGTCCAGACTTTCACGATTTTCACCGAGCGGTCTGAAAAAACATCTAGCGAAAGGTGATGGCCCCATGTCTGGCTTTGAAGGACACCCTGCTTGTGAATTCTGTAGGGGTCGAAGGTTCTACGATATAACTGAGCTTCATCAACACCTCAACAAAGATCACTACAAGTGTCACGTCTGCGAAAAGCAGGGGTTGCACAATCAGTTCTTTAGTACATATCAGTCGCTTGAACGACATTTTGATTCGCAACATTTTCTCTGTAAGGATGTCCAATGTTTGCAAGCGCGATTTACAGTGTTTGAGAATGAATTGGATTTGCGGCATCATGAGCGCCAAGTGCATGGAGGTGTAAGCTCGGGCTCATCCAAAATACAACTCGAATTTCGTGTCCGAAGGTCAACGGAAGATCCTAGCCAGGAAATTCCTACGACTAACGATTTTAATTATGGCGTTGATGGACAAGCGTTTGTACCGCAAGCTTTGCCACAAGTAGCAGGGAATGTTTCCTTGCACCCTATGCACGTCGAAAGAACCGCCGAGTTAAGACAACAGGCGGAAGCTTTGAGACAGAATTATGGCGCGTCAGACACGACTGAatcatttccttctttagCGGAGACAGACGCTCAAATCGATGAAGCCGCTACCCAATCGTTACGTCTGGGCTGGACGTCTGGGCTATCCATGCAGCGTATGGGAGGCAGAAGGAAGAACGCGGGGCAGGTgaccgaagaagattttCCCACTTTACGGCCGGTCGCGAAACAACACTCTAGTGCCATGTTGAAACTGCCACCGAAGGGCCCGACCATCCAAAATCGGTCAATGCAATCGACATCAAATGGGAAATGGAGAGGAACCGTTCCATCTGTTGCGATTTCTCGCACCACGCCCGCATTTCTCACCCCGTCATCAAATGGTGCAGTTTCGAACAACGGCAAAGTCAATTTGATAGCCGCAGATTTTCCCACCCTTGCTGCTGGTCCCAAGGCCAATCAATATGCCGCGGCTGACGCTATTACAAAAAGGAATCGTGCACGAGGCAACCTGCCTCCTTTCAACAGCGTAACCGATTTTCCTCCGCCCCCTTTGATGCCTTCGACAAGCACATCGGCTCGAAATCGAATGTTGGTTAGTAACGTTCGCGAAACTAAAAGTCCTTTGGTAGCTGGCAACACGTTAAATGGTCGCACGTCGGTGTCCAACACCAAGGTTTCTGTAGAAGATATGAAAATCACGCTGGGAGTGAAAAGCTACAAGAGGTTAAAGCAGCTTACAAAAGAATTTGCGAGTAACGCACTTGACCCCGACGCATACATCGACCACGCTGCTGCAATTTTTGATAAAGGCTATGGAGACTCGGATTTCTGGAGGTTCTTACCGCCTCTCTTGTCGTCATGCCCTAACCATGTGCAAGCCGAAC GCTTGAAAGGCAGCAATGGGAACATTGTTGATCCCAATGTGGGACACGGAACGGCTGGTCTAGCAGCTAGCGAGTGGAATTCTCAGGGTCCCACAATGGTCCCCGATCCTGTCGAACCAACCGAAGCGAGCCATTGGTTGTCAACTTCGGCTCGAACTGCCGCGCAGCCAGCATCGTCCGTGGTGACGTTCCAGCCAGCTAACCGCCCACACACTCCACTACTGACCCGGAACACAACTGGGAAACAGACGAGCGCCTGGGGCGGTGCTACTGGCGCTTCGTCCGTTGTGAGGGCAAAAGCACCACCGGGATCGGTTGCTGTAGCTGCAGCAAATACTGCGCCTCAAACAGGGTCAGCAACGAAGTATATGGCCCGagagcaaaagcaaaaaagcGCCAAGGCTCAGCAGCGGCAAGAAGGCAAGGGCAAAGgcaagaagaaacaaaataGCGAATTACGTCAACTAGCATTTGGATAA
- a CDS encoding predicted protein — LCNRAAAHSKLGYFSEAILDCSVATKLDPQYSKAYIRQSKALVQLGRFSEACNVLNKGLQYRSTPDMLREQETCTNLKLQYEIAMFQLESQNFALAKITFGNLLQTSWANVVLLGVARADLGLGFVDSASRFSLQVLKKSPQSAEAYALRGHSFVLMGEFEPGIKMLRESMRLDPDCTRNRLVWKECKKLQSLWDDSSTKTFHRKFECAVELMTEAIESCSQLPPKAPLFALFHVKRAKGYLRLKLFDEVLKDVALVIYNREDHIDAWLIRFQALHALERHEEALSDATDLMGSWGQNHGQIRLAFDTADFTVRKMKRPNFYKMLQISEIASEREIKRAYRQKALDLHPDRLSGSQYTSEQRRNAECEFKLLGEGLEILADEFKRQLYDEGYDL; from the coding sequence CTGTGCAATCGTGCCGCCGCTCACAGCAAGCTCGGCTACTTTTCCGAGGCAATATTGGACTGCTCCGTGGCAACAAAGCTGGATCCTCAATACTCTAAAGCATACATTCGGCAATCAAAGGCTCTAGTACAGCTCGGCCGATTTTCTGAGGCGTGCAATGTATTGAACAAAGGGTTGCAATATCGGTCAACTCCAGATATGTTGAGAGAGCAAGAGACTTGCACCAATTTAAAGCTTCAGTATgaaattgctatgtttcAATTGGAGAGCCAGAATTTTGCCTTAGCCAAGATTACATTCGGGAATCTGCTGCAGACGTCGTGGGCGAATGTGGTACTTTTGGGAGTTGCCCGGGCGGATTTGGGCCTAGGATTTGTGGATTCTGCGAGTCGATTCTCACTACAAGTCTTGAAGAAATCCCCCCAGTCAGCTGAGGCGTATGCATTACGTGGACACAGCTTTGTGTTAATGGGAGAATTCGAACCAGGTATAAAGATGTTGAGGGAATCAATGCGGCTGGACCCCGATTGTACAAGAAATCGCCTCGTTTGGAAAGAATGTAAAAAACTACAAAGTCTGTGGGATGACTCGTCGACCAAAACTTTCCATCGAAAGTTTGAATGTGCGGTCGAATTGATGACTGAAGCTATTGAAAGTTGTTCCCAATTGCCGCCGAAGGCCCCTCTGTTTGCTTTATTTCATGTAAAGCGAGCGAAGGGATATCTACGATTGAAGCTGTTCGACGAGGTGCTGAAGGACGTCGCTCTGGTAATCTACAATCGGGAAGACCACATTGATGCATGGTTGATTCGGTTCCAAGCTTTGCATGCACTCGAGCGACACGAGGAGGCCTTGTCAGATGCGACAGATTTGATGGGATCCTGGGGCCAAAACCATGGACAAATTCGATTGGCGTTTGACACGGCGGACTTTACAGTACGCAAAATGAAGCGACCTAACTTCTACAAGATGCTACAAATTTCGGAGATTGCATCAGAGCGCGAGATCAAGAGAGCCTATCGCCAAAAGGCTCTAGATTTACATCCTGATCGTCTCAGTGGGTCACAGTATACATCAGAACAGCGGAGGAACGCAGAATGTGAGTTCAAGCTGCTCGGAGAAGGCCTTGAAATACTTGCTGATGAGTTTAAGCGACAATTGTACGATGAAGGATATGATCTG
- a CDS encoding predicted protein has protein sequence MDYVQLGDSDLVVSKVCMGTMTFGEQNTLEEGVEQLTRAFDEFGVNFLDTAEMYPVPTKATTQGATDKAIKMFLQSRKREDVILATKVCGRSERIKWLPRRDSETPAALTRDQILDSVDASLERLGTDYIDLLQLHWPGDFRPSQYQDNPKPTSFEEQLSALQELVTTGKVRYVGVSNESAYGVCSMAALTRQFPELYPKIVSIQNSFSLVVRKDFEAGLGEACFHHNVGLLAYSPLAAGTLSGKYRKNVPKGARLTLFPGFMERYLGSSNEEAVNAYCDLAKKADLTPTQLALGWCYHNELVASSIIGATTMDQLEENIQAYDVRLSDDVSKEIEAIYAKYTDPTKAR, from the exons ATGGACTACGTTCAGCTTGGGGATTCGGATCTCGTCGTTTCTAAGGTTTGCATGGGAACTATGACTTTCGGTGAGCAAAATACTCTAGAAGAAGGTGTGGAGCAGCTTACAAGGGCTTTTGATGAATTCGGTGTTAATTTTTTGGACACTGCCGAAATGTACCCGGTACCAACGAAAGCCACAACGCAAGGCGCCACCGACAAGGCGATAAAAATGTTTTTGCAATCACGGAAGCGCGAAGACGTAATTTTGGCCACAAAAGTATGTGGTAGATCCGAGCGCATCAAGTGGTTGCCCCGACGAGATTCGGAAACGCCGGCCGCTTTGACCAGGGATCAGATTCTCGATTCGGTAGATGCATCTTTGGAACGACTTGGAACCGACTACATTGATCTTCTGCAGCTTCATTGGCCAG GGGATTTTAGACCGTCGCAGTACCAAGATAATCCCAAGCCAACAAGTTTTGAAGAGCAGCTTTCTGCCTTGCAGGAGCTTGTGACGACGGGAAAAGTTCGTTACGTAGGCGTTTCCAATGAATCTGCATATGGCGTGTGTTCCATGGCTGCACTCACCAGGCAGTTTCCCGAGCTCTATCCCAAAATTGTATCGATTCAGAACAGTTTTTCGCTTGTCGTACGCAAAGACTTTGAGGCCGGTCTTGGTGAAGCCTGCTTCCATCACAATGTAGGACTCTTAGCATATTCACCTCTGGCAGCAGGTACGCTGAGTGGAAAGTACCGCAAAAATGTTCCAAAAGGTGCTCGCTTGACACTCTTTCCTGGATTTATGGAACGATATTTGGGTTCTTCTAATGAGGAAGCCGTGAACGCCTATTGTGATCTTGCAAAGAAGGCAGATTTGACGCCGACACAACTTGCTCTAGGCTGGTGCTACCACAATGAACTTGTAGCGAGCTCCATTATTGGTGCTACAACCATGGACCAACTGGAAGAAAATATCCAAGCCTACGACGTCCGATTAAGCGACGATGTCAGTAAAGAGATTGAAGCGATTTACGCAAAGTACACGGACCCGACCAAGGCTCGCTAA
- a CDS encoding predicted protein: MSLSMWLSIKTAMLLVLLVEWVQAWNAAMDPYVPRKQSCLAAQDFGDTNRPYAPLEALLPAVEFRLLLNKAVEIANATPLAEFANNSQSMENSKSESRSHIINELRKIFEEPGKTIGNRRPLQLAVKDKDSTRTSSSTGLRQLKLSGGAVRTACNSYTSNLRFGESYVLTANKSDRKRMIREDRLPGIKQVIVADLDLRDLYRNLVQTKIEDIQAEVFQEDPDFFEVRSLLTEANQAFNRWFELVRVQDILEAERLLAPLFLQTHGQIPHSS, translated from the exons ATGTCTTTGTCCATGTGGCTCTCGATCAAGACGGCGATGCTTCTCGTTCTCCTCGTAGAATGGGTCCAAGCGTGGAACGCAGCCATGGACCCTTACGTTCCTCGAAAGCAA TCTTGCCTGGCAGCTCAGGATTTCGGTGACACGAATCGACCCTATGCTCCGTTGGAAGCACTACTCCCAGCTGTGGAATTTCGTCTCTTATTGAACAAAGCTGTCGAGATTGCCAATGCTACTCCATTGGCAGAGTTCGCGAataactcacagtcaatggaaaATTCTAAAAGTGAATCTCGTTCTCATATTATTAACGAGCTTCGTAAAATTTTCGAAGAGCCAGGCAAAACGATCGGCAATCGCCGCCCCCTGCAGCTTGCAGTCAAAGATAAAGACAGTACCAGAACGTCGAGCTCGACGGGGTTGCGACAGCTAAAGTTGAGCGGTGGAGCTGTCCGCACAGCCTGTAACAGTTACACTTCAAATCTACGATTTGGCGAATCGTATGTACTGACGGCCAACAAATCTGACCGAAAAAGGATGATACGCGAAGATCGATTGCCAGGGATTAAGCAGGTTATTGTTGCGGATCTAGACCTGCGGGATTTATATCGCAACCTTGTACagacaaaaattgaagaTATCCAAGCCGAAGTATTCCAAGAGGATCCTGACTTTTTTGAAGTACGGTCTCTCCTAACTGAGGCTAACCAAGCTTTCAATAGATGGTTCGAGCTTGTGCGCGTTCAAGACATCCTCGAGGCTGAGCGCCTTCTGGCTCCACTTTTTTTGCAAACTCACGGTCAAATACCACACTCTAGCTAG